The proteins below come from a single Ruegeria sp. THAF33 genomic window:
- the speA gene encoding biosynthetic arginine decarboxylase, translating to MKQTPDAPHSIYGVEKWGKGLIEVTEQGEIGLRNPLAPEVGAISLPGILSDLDDRGIKAPMVLRVSSYLEHEIAHLNESFRDAIARVGYRGSYRGVFPIKVNQQAQVVDRIVEFGKKYNYGLEAGSKPELVIALAHRLASEALIVCNGVKDAEFIQLAILSRKIGFNTVIVLESPKEADTVIEVYKELEVEPLIGVRVKLTNQISGKWEESSGDRSAFGMNTDQLVATVDKLRDAGLLHCLKLQHSHLGSQVQDVNDVRRAVGEACRYYTELTREGVPLTHLDLGGGMGVDYTGEKKAAENSINYTVEEYCANVVETVAYAMDEAAVDHPTLVTESGRAVVATSSMLVFNVLESTLYDAPNGPEVEADDHHMVSDLAAVHGYLSKDRLQECWNDATFYRNELRALFRRGYVDLRQMARAERIYLSLMARLKALAASDDLETDVDDQLEKVADIYHCNFSLFQSLPDVWAIDQLHPIVPLQGLNQTPDRRAVLSDITCDSDGKIDRFILADGVSPSLPVHTLPEDDEYFMGVFFVGAYQETLGDLHNLFGDTNVVTIDLRADGGFDLLHEQEGDTISQVLSYVEFDPTDCVAAFRKMVDEAISTGTLKAKDRKTLMSAYRDSINGYTYYE from the coding sequence TTGAAACAGACGCCCGACGCACCGCATTCCATCTACGGAGTTGAGAAATGGGGCAAAGGCCTCATCGAGGTGACGGAGCAGGGCGAAATCGGTCTGCGCAATCCCTTGGCCCCCGAGGTTGGCGCGATCAGCCTGCCCGGTATTCTCAGCGATCTGGACGACCGAGGCATCAAGGCCCCGATGGTTCTGCGCGTGTCTTCCTATCTGGAACACGAGATCGCGCATCTGAACGAAAGCTTCCGCGACGCCATCGCCCGCGTCGGTTACAGGGGCAGCTATCGCGGTGTGTTTCCGATCAAGGTGAACCAGCAGGCCCAGGTCGTCGACCGGATCGTCGAATTCGGCAAGAAGTACAACTATGGGCTCGAGGCCGGGTCCAAACCCGAACTGGTGATCGCGCTGGCACATCGGCTGGCAAGCGAAGCGCTGATCGTCTGCAACGGCGTCAAGGATGCCGAGTTCATCCAGCTGGCCATCCTGTCCCGCAAGATCGGGTTCAACACGGTGATCGTTCTTGAAAGCCCGAAAGAGGCTGACACGGTGATCGAGGTCTACAAGGAATTGGAGGTCGAACCGCTTATTGGCGTGCGGGTGAAACTGACCAACCAGATCAGCGGCAAATGGGAAGAAAGCTCGGGGGACCGCTCGGCTTTCGGTATGAACACCGATCAACTGGTGGCCACGGTGGACAAGCTGCGCGACGCGGGCCTTCTGCATTGCCTGAAGTTGCAGCACTCGCATCTGGGCTCTCAGGTGCAGGACGTCAACGACGTGCGCCGCGCGGTGGGCGAGGCCTGCCGCTATTACACCGAACTGACGCGCGAGGGCGTGCCGCTGACCCATCTGGACCTCGGCGGTGGAATGGGTGTGGACTATACCGGTGAAAAGAAGGCGGCTGAAAACTCGATCAACTACACGGTCGAGGAATACTGCGCCAATGTGGTGGAAACCGTGGCCTATGCCATGGACGAGGCCGCGGTGGACCACCCGACGCTGGTCACCGAAAGCGGCCGCGCGGTGGTGGCGACGTCGTCGATGCTGGTGTTCAACGTGCTGGAAAGCACGCTCTATGATGCGCCCAACGGCCCCGAGGTTGAAGCCGACGATCACCACATGGTTTCAGACCTTGCCGCAGTGCACGGCTATCTCAGCAAAGACCGTCTTCAGGAATGCTGGAACGACGCCACCTTCTATCGCAACGAATTGCGCGCCCTGTTCCGCCGTGGATATGTAGACCTGCGCCAGATGGCCCGGGCGGAGCGGATCTACCTGTCGCTGATGGCCCGCCTCAAGGCGCTGGCGGCCAGTGACGATCTGGAAACCGACGTGGACGACCAGCTTGAGAAAGTGGCCGATATCTACCACTGCAACTTTTCTCTGTTTCAGTCCTTGCCAGACGTCTGGGCCATTGACCAACTGCATCCGATCGTGCCCTTGCAGGGCCTGAACCAGACACCCGACCGCCGCGCAGTCCTGTCCGACATCACCTGCGACAGCGACGGCAAGATCGACCGGTTCATCCTGGCCGACGGTGTTTCACCCAGTCTGCCGGTGCATACCCTGCCCGAAGATGATGAATATTTCATGGGCGTCTTTTTCGTCGGCGCCTATCAGGAAACGCTGGGCGATCTACACAATCTCTTTGGCGACACCAACGTCGTCACCATCGACCTGCGCGCTGACGGAGGGTTCGACTTGCTGCACGAACAAGAGGGCGACACGATCAGCCAGGTGTTGTCCTATGTCGAATTCGACCCCACCGACTGCGTCGCCGCTTTCCGCAAAATGGTGGACGAGGCGATCTCGACCGGTACTCTGAAGGCCAAGGACCGCAAAACCTTGATGAGCGCCTATCGCGACTCGATCAACGGCTACACCTATTACGAATAA
- a CDS encoding saccharopine dehydrogenase family protein yields MGSLSGKTLVVGAGGVSHAAVHKMAMNSDIFTEITLASRTKSKCDTIAKSVKERVGVDIATAELDAYKVEDTVKLIKETGAEILVNLALPYQDLVLMDACLEAGCHYLDTANYEPEDEAKFEYHWQWAYQDRFKQAGLTAILGSGFDPGVTSVFAKWLKKHKLDTIRQIDVLDANGGQNDQEFATNFNPEINLREVLAEVRHWENGEWKHSPAMTHKVEFDFPAIGPKNMYLMYHEELESLSTHFPEIERARFWMTFGDAYITHAKVLENVGMTRIDPVMHDGKEIIPIQFLKTLLPDPGDLGAETKGKACIGDIATGQAKDGSGEKTYYIYNICDHEECYREVGSQAVSYTTGVPAMIGAAQLLKGNWREPGVWNMEQLDPDDFMDMLNTHGLPWQVHELDGPVDF; encoded by the coding sequence ATGGGTTCACTTAGTGGCAAAACACTGGTTGTCGGCGCGGGCGGCGTATCCCACGCCGCCGTGCACAAGATGGCGATGAATTCGGACATCTTCACCGAAATCACACTGGCCAGCCGGACCAAGTCAAAATGCGACACCATCGCCAAATCGGTAAAAGAGCGCGTGGGCGTTGACATCGCCACCGCCGAGCTTGACGCCTACAAGGTCGAAGACACGGTCAAGCTGATCAAGGAAACAGGCGCGGAAATCCTGGTGAACCTGGCCCTGCCCTATCAGGACCTGGTGCTGATGGACGCCTGCCTCGAGGCCGGGTGCCACTATCTCGACACTGCAAACTACGAGCCCGAGGACGAGGCCAAGTTCGAATATCACTGGCAATGGGCCTATCAGGACAGGTTCAAACAGGCCGGCCTGACCGCGATCCTCGGCTCGGGCTTCGATCCGGGTGTTACATCCGTCTTTGCCAAGTGGCTCAAGAAACACAAGCTGGACACGATCCGCCAGATCGACGTTCTGGACGCCAATGGCGGCCAGAACGATCAGGAATTCGCCACCAATTTCAACCCGGAAATCAACCTGCGCGAAGTCCTGGCCGAAGTGCGCCACTGGGAGAACGGCGAATGGAAGCACTCTCCCGCCATGACCCACAAGGTCGAGTTCGACTTCCCCGCCATCGGCCCCAAGAACATGTACCTGATGTATCACGAGGAACTGGAATCGCTCAGCACCCATTTCCCCGAGATCGAGCGCGCCCGCTTCTGGATGACATTCGGCGATGCCTACATCACCCATGCCAAAGTGCTGGAAAACGTCGGCATGACCCGCATCGACCCGGTGATGCATGACGGCAAGGAAATCATCCCGATCCAGTTCCTGAAAACCCTGCTGCCCGATCCCGGCGATCTGGGCGCCGAAACCAAGGGCAAGGCCTGCATCGGCGACATCGCCACGGGTCAGGCCAAGGACGGCTCGGGCGAGAAAACCTATTACATCTACAACATCTGCGACCACGAAGAATGCTATCGCGAGGTCGGCAGCCAGGCCGTCAGCTACACCACCGGCGTCCCCGCGATGATCGGCGCGGCACAATTGCTGAAAGGCAACTGGCGCGAACCGGGCGTGTGGAACATGGAACAGCTCGACCCGGACGATTTCATGGACATGCTGAACACCCACGGCCTTCCCTGGCAGGTCCACGAACTCGACGGGCCCGTCGACTTCTGA
- the nspC gene encoding carboxynorspermidine decarboxylase, producing MSDMMTTQAGDAGAFRHFDLTRVPSPCFVVDEKAVERNLAVLADIGERSGAHVLSALKAFSMFALAPLVRQYLGGTCASGIYEARLGREEYGGEVATFCAGYKDSDIDEILALSDHVIFNSPAQKDRFLAKAQAAGRQVGLRINPEHSEGEVAKYDPCAPCSRLGTPVSQLDAKALEGVDGLHMHTLCEQGFEPLARTWAAVEPKLAQFLNGLKWLNFGGGHHITRSDYDRDGLVEFIKHIRAKYGVEVYLEPGEAVALDAGILVGEILDLPHNGMDLAITDISATCHMPDVIEAPYRPALMDEAETGHTYRLGGPSCLAGDVIGDYTWAEPLKIGQRFAFLDQAHYSMVKTNTFNGVPLPTIALWNSETDELKIIREFGYDDFKDRLS from the coding sequence ATGTCCGACATGATGACCACACAGGCCGGAGACGCCGGCGCCTTCCGCCACTTCGACCTGACACGCGTGCCGTCACCCTGCTTCGTCGTCGACGAAAAGGCGGTGGAGCGAAATCTGGCGGTTCTGGCCGATATCGGTGAGCGCTCTGGCGCGCATGTCCTGTCGGCGCTCAAGGCCTTCTCGATGTTCGCTCTGGCCCCTCTGGTGCGACAGTATCTCGGCGGCACTTGCGCAAGCGGCATCTACGAGGCCCGGCTGGGCCGCGAGGAATATGGCGGCGAGGTCGCGACCTTCTGCGCGGGCTACAAGGATTCCGACATCGACGAGATCCTCGCGCTGTCGGATCACGTCATCTTCAACAGCCCCGCGCAGAAAGATCGCTTCTTAGCCAAGGCACAGGCCGCCGGGCGGCAGGTCGGGCTGCGCATCAACCCTGAACACTCCGAAGGCGAGGTTGCGAAATACGACCCCTGCGCCCCATGCTCGCGCCTTGGCACCCCGGTCAGCCAGCTGGACGCCAAGGCGCTGGAAGGCGTGGACGGGCTGCATATGCACACGCTTTGCGAACAGGGGTTCGAACCGCTGGCGCGCACCTGGGCCGCGGTCGAACCGAAGCTGGCACAATTCCTGAACGGCCTGAAATGGCTGAATTTCGGCGGCGGCCACCACATCACCCGCAGCGACTATGACCGCGACGGGCTGGTGGAGTTCATCAAACACATCCGTGCCAAATACGGCGTCGAGGTCTATCTGGAACCCGGCGAGGCGGTGGCGCTGGATGCGGGCATCCTTGTGGGCGAAATCCTCGACCTGCCGCACAACGGCATGGATCTGGCGATCACCGACATCTCGGCCACCTGCCACATGCCCGACGTGATCGAGGCCCCCTATCGCCCCGCCCTGATGGACGAGGCTGAAACCGGCCACACCTATCGCCTGGGCGGCCCCTCGTGCCTGGCGGGCGATGTGATCGGCGACTACACCTGGGCCGAACCGCTAAAAATCGGGCAGCGCTTTGCCTTCCTCGATCAGGCGCATTACTCGATGGTCAAGACCAACACGTTCAACGGCGTGCCCCTGCCCACCATCGCCCTGTGGAACAGCGAAACCGATGAGTTGAAGATCATCAGGGAATTCGGCTACGACGACTTTAAGGACAGACTTTCATGA
- the speB gene encoding agmatinase, whose translation MSIFLDSELTDAERSEDARFRVIPVPLERTVSYGSGTANGPAAIIAASNELERITGHAEPCVEGIFTEAPLDCDGPLPDVMERLAQRTEAAIRAGKVPVTLGGEHSLSYGAVMGVTRALGQPVGIVQIDAHADLRNAYQGERHSHASVMHLLAEEGIPLAQFGVRAFSTEEAKSRLRNRVFHVDAEELVTGNIHAVDLPEDFPELVYVSFDVDGLDPAQMPATGTPVPGGLGYYQALRLVEHALKGRRCVGFDVVELAPDGNAAWDFTAAQIVYRLMASC comes from the coding sequence ATGAGCATTTTCCTCGACAGCGAACTGACCGACGCCGAACGCAGCGAAGACGCCCGGTTCCGCGTGATCCCTGTGCCTCTGGAACGCACGGTCTCCTACGGCTCGGGCACGGCAAACGGCCCCGCCGCAATCATCGCGGCCAGCAATGAACTCGAACGCATCACCGGCCACGCCGAACCCTGCGTCGAAGGCATCTTTACCGAAGCCCCGCTGGATTGCGACGGCCCGCTGCCGGATGTCATGGAGCGCCTCGCCCAGCGCACCGAGGCCGCCATCCGCGCCGGCAAGGTGCCGGTCACGCTGGGCGGTGAACACTCGCTCAGCTATGGCGCGGTCATGGGGGTGACCCGCGCCCTGGGTCAGCCCGTCGGTATCGTGCAGATCGACGCCCATGCCGACCTGCGCAACGCCTACCAGGGGGAAAGGCACAGCCATGCCTCGGTCATGCACCTGCTGGCCGAGGAAGGTATCCCACTGGCCCAGTTCGGCGTGCGCGCCTTTTCCACCGAGGAAGCAAAAAGCCGCCTGAGGAATCGCGTCTTCCACGTGGATGCCGAAGAGTTGGTCACCGGCAACATCCATGCCGTCGACCTGCCCGAGGATTTCCCCGAACTGGTCTATGTCAGCTTTGACGTTGACGGACTGGACCCGGCGCAGATGCCCGCGACCGGTACGCCCGTTCCGGGCGGGCTGGGATACTATCAGGCGCTTCGCCTCGTCGAACACGCCCTGAAGGGCCGCCGCTGCGTCGGCTTCGACGTGGTCGAACTGGCCCCCGACGGCAATGCCGCCTGGGATTTCACCGCGGCGCAGATCGTCTATCGCCTGATGGCGAGCTGCTGA
- a CDS encoding HD domain-containing protein, whose protein sequence is MLDKSHKPTWTSFETATKADWDAVMEYEEAYNAALPDRILDAIRSLDEEWTPYPVNRYQHSLQAATRAYEDGADEELVVAALIHDTGDILSPYNHGELSAAMMKPYVSEKTYWILKHHCVFQGYYYNHHLGGDRNARDKYRDSPYWEDCRYFCHEYDQKAFDPNYPTKPLEFFEPMLRRVLNRGEGHMELNETADDGKTG, encoded by the coding sequence ATGCTGGACAAAAGCCACAAACCCACCTGGACCAGTTTCGAGACAGCCACCAAAGCCGACTGGGACGCCGTGATGGAGTACGAAGAGGCGTATAATGCGGCCCTGCCAGATCGCATCCTCGATGCCATCCGCTCGTTGGACGAAGAATGGACGCCCTATCCGGTGAACCGCTACCAGCACAGCCTGCAAGCCGCGACACGTGCTTACGAGGACGGTGCGGATGAGGAACTGGTGGTGGCGGCGCTGATCCACGATACCGGCGATATCCTGTCACCCTACAATCACGGAGAGCTGTCAGCGGCGATGATGAAGCCTTACGTCAGCGAAAAGACGTATTGGATTCTCAAGCATCATTGCGTGTTTCAGGGATATTACTACAACCACCATCTGGGCGGCGACCGCAACGCGCGCGACAAATATCGCGACAGTCCTTATTGGGAAGATTGTCGCTATTTCTGCCATGAATACGATCAGAAGGCGTTCGACCCGAATTATCCGACCAAGCCGCTGGAGTTCTTTGAACCCATGTTGCGCCGCGTCCTGAACAGGGGCGAAGGCCATATGGAGCTGAACGAAACCGCCGATGACGGCAAAACCGGCTAG
- a CDS encoding LysR family transcriptional regulator, which yields MQFKALETFLCVAEAGGFHAAARKLNVTQTAVSARIRLIEEETGRALFTRGAGGTVLTEFGRQFKPYAEQMLSLWGFASRDLPVQAQNRPALRLGGQLSIWDPLLVDLAVRFEQRFGKLLLTLNYDHDLNMVEAVATHVLDAAITHEKPADRRVTWYALEPELLSLVRTPQVDGTDDDMIFVNLELGEVYQDHVRSAARRASGQTVFLGNCMMALRYVLHRGGNGYFPDYVISEHLASGALERVEDSISLPLPMYLVTRGDREEFDDIHSCLVDLRG from the coding sequence ATGCAATTCAAAGCTCTGGAAACCTTTCTCTGCGTGGCCGAAGCCGGTGGCTTTCATGCCGCCGCCCGCAAGTTGAATGTGACGCAGACCGCTGTCAGCGCGCGTATTCGCCTGATCGAGGAGGAAACCGGCAGGGCGCTGTTCACGCGCGGTGCCGGCGGAACGGTGCTGACCGAGTTCGGCCGGCAGTTCAAACCCTATGCGGAACAGATGTTGTCCCTTTGGGGCTTTGCATCGCGCGACCTGCCGGTACAGGCACAGAACCGCCCGGCGCTGCGGTTGGGGGGCCAGCTCAGCATCTGGGATCCGTTGCTGGTGGACCTGGCGGTTCGGTTTGAACAGCGCTTTGGCAAATTGCTTTTGACGCTCAACTATGACCACGACCTGAACATGGTAGAAGCGGTGGCAACCCATGTGCTGGACGCGGCGATCACACATGAAAAGCCGGCGGACCGGCGTGTCACATGGTACGCGCTTGAACCCGAGCTTTTGTCCCTGGTCCGGACGCCACAGGTTGACGGCACGGACGATGACATGATCTTCGTCAACCTTGAACTGGGCGAGGTCTATCAGGACCATGTCAGATCGGCTGCGCGACGGGCGTCGGGTCAGACAGTGTTTCTTGGCAATTGCATGATGGCGCTGCGATATGTTCTGCACCGAGGCGGAAACGGCTATTTCCCCGATTACGTCATTTCCGAACACTTGGCCTCGGGTGCTCTGGAGCGGGTCGAGGACAGTATCAGCTTGCCGCTGCCCATGTATCTGGTCACCCGCGGTGATCGCGAGGAATTTGACGACATTCACAGCTGTTTGGTGGATCTTCGCGGCTAG
- the lptF gene encoding LPS export ABC transporter permease LptF, whose amino-acid sequence MSRFDGYFLRQLLILFGFFTLVLVGVFWITRSVSLFDRVISGGQSAMVFLEFTALTLPTLIRTVMPMAVFAAAVYATNRLSRESELTVMLATGSSPWRLARAVLLFGVITGVMMAIISVFLRPASVEQLEIRQAEVAGDVTAQLLNEGEFLHPAEGVTVYIGSIDLDGTLHEVFVSDRRDPENAVSYSSVTAYLVNNDAGIHLVMVDGVALRLNKEGKVLSSTLFQDASYDISELTNTNPMARRSLEAIPTADLIRNRDEVSATEGFSQGKLIEELHQRFSWIAICIAVALAGYSTLMLGSFSRFGLWPQILGAFTILVLLEGVRGFVSPVVIDDPELWFLLYLPAIIGVLISGLFLLVAGRPLMRKRQRASQIMPTPA is encoded by the coding sequence ATGTCGCGTTTTGATGGATATTTCCTGCGGCAATTGCTGATTCTGTTTGGCTTTTTCACCTTGGTGCTTGTCGGTGTGTTCTGGATCACCCGGTCTGTCAGCCTGTTTGACAGGGTCATCAGCGGTGGGCAGTCGGCAATGGTCTTTCTGGAATTCACCGCGCTGACTTTGCCGACCCTGATCCGCACGGTCATGCCCATGGCCGTGTTTGCCGCCGCCGTCTATGCCACAAATCGCCTGAGCCGCGAAAGTGAGCTGACGGTTATGCTGGCCACCGGATCCAGCCCTTGGCGGCTTGCCCGGGCGGTGCTGCTGTTCGGTGTGATTACCGGGGTGATGATGGCGATCATCAGCGTGTTCCTGCGCCCGGCCTCGGTGGAACAGCTGGAAATCCGGCAAGCCGAAGTGGCCGGAGATGTGACGGCTCAACTGCTGAACGAAGGCGAGTTTCTGCACCCCGCCGAAGGTGTCACGGTTTACATAGGCAGCATTGATCTGGACGGCACACTCCACGAAGTTTTCGTGTCTGACCGCCGCGATCCTGAAAACGCGGTCAGCTATTCAAGCGTAACCGCCTATCTGGTCAACAATGATGCGGGCATCCACCTTGTGATGGTTGATGGGGTTGCATTGCGCCTGAACAAGGAAGGCAAAGTGTTGTCATCGACCCTGTTCCAGGACGCGTCCTACGACATCTCGGAACTGACGAATACAAATCCGATGGCCCGGCGCAGCCTCGAAGCTATTCCAACGGCGGACCTGATCCGCAACCGGGATGAGGTTTCAGCCACGGAAGGGTTCAGCCAAGGCAAGCTGATCGAAGAGCTGCACCAGCGGTTCTCGTGGATCGCGATATGCATCGCCGTGGCGCTGGCCGGGTATTCAACCCTGATGCTGGGCAGCTTTTCCCGGTTTGGATTGTGGCCGCAGATATTGGGTGCCTTCACCATTCTTGTGCTGCTTGAAGGAGTGCGCGGGTTTGTTTCCCCGGTGGTGATCGATGACCCGGAGCTTTGGTTTCTGCTGTACCTTCCCGCAATCATAGGGGTGCTGATCTCGGGCCTTTTCCTGCTTGTTGCTGGTCGGCCGCTGATGCGAAAACGGCAGCGCGCGTCCCAGATCATGCCGACGCCGGCCTGA
- a CDS encoding alpha/beta fold hydrolase yields MALFFSRRTYNAQKKKFTFKPAAKTRYVHITQQSPGGKIRKGSIVKKAKWLDLVRQEGGDSAVLIYVHGFNTSQKDMLDRLGKIETNLRGNGYQGAVVAFDWPSDGSVHTYDSDRSDAKAVAPHLVGDGILPLLGMSPRPKVHLIAHSMGALVVLRAFSDFGDSAGPGNKIWSADQVMFASADIDSEWLEKGAWGDLVLKKRCKRFTNYYSRKDKVLALAGGIVHGGRRRAGRVGMPKLTSKGHWDIFCDHQYQRDVPKGQRKMMKSHRWWFDSGGFYEDLALTIDGHSVKTMPTRHKTNIGDLALLA; encoded by the coding sequence ATGGCACTGTTTTTTTCCCGCCGCACCTATAACGCGCAGAAGAAAAAGTTCACGTTTAAGCCGGCGGCAAAGACCAGATATGTTCACATCACCCAGCAAAGCCCCGGTGGAAAAATTCGTAAGGGAAGTATTGTCAAAAAAGCCAAATGGCTGGATCTCGTGCGACAGGAGGGCGGGGATTCGGCCGTCCTGATCTATGTTCACGGCTTCAACACCAGCCAGAAGGACATGCTGGACCGGCTGGGGAAAATAGAAACCAATCTCAGGGGCAACGGGTATCAGGGCGCGGTTGTTGCCTTTGACTGGCCCAGCGACGGATCGGTGCACACCTATGACTCGGACCGCTCCGATGCCAAGGCGGTGGCACCGCATCTGGTGGGGGACGGAATCTTGCCGCTGTTGGGAATGTCGCCGCGCCCCAAGGTGCATCTGATCGCTCATTCCATGGGAGCGTTGGTGGTACTGCGCGCATTCTCTGACTTCGGGGATTCGGCCGGGCCCGGCAACAAGATATGGTCGGCGGATCAGGTCATGTTCGCGTCAGCGGACATCGATTCAGAATGGCTGGAAAAGGGCGCATGGGGCGATCTGGTCCTGAAAAAACGGTGCAAGCGGTTCACCAATTACTACAGCCGGAAAGACAAGGTGCTGGCCCTGGCCGGCGGGATTGTTCACGGCGGTCGGCGTCGCGCCGGTCGTGTCGGGATGCCGAAGCTGACCTCGAAAGGTCATTGGGATATTTTCTGTGACCACCAATATCAACGAGACGTCCCCAAAGGACAGCGCAAGATGATGAAGTCGCATCGCTGGTGGTTCGACAGCGGCGGGTTTTATGAGGACCTCGCCCTGACGATCGACGGCCATTCGGTAAAAACGATGCCGACCCGGCACAAGACAAATATCGGGGATCTGGCGCTGCTGGCCTGA
- a CDS encoding lysophospholipid acyltransferase family protein yields MNLRKKIADSEAVLNWVARRIATYIRLVNRNTRWQRIGYEELDQLVEQGEPVIVVLWHQRLAQSPYFFPLDKGRICSITSSARAGSMVGRVQKLFGMDTIAMASKTRHVALSRQVLGKMKQGISIGIAADGPRGPERVLSTVPLVWARTSGKRVFGITFSTKHGREAGTWDHLLMPRPWRNEGVFLCREWTETVPRKASEEEIETLRLSLEQHMNDITAEADRMVGREPWSPDA; encoded by the coding sequence GTGAACCTCCGCAAGAAGATCGCAGACAGCGAAGCCGTGCTGAACTGGGTGGCCCGCCGGATTGCCACTTACATTCGATTGGTCAACCGAAACACACGCTGGCAGCGCATCGGATACGAAGAACTGGATCAGCTGGTCGAACAAGGTGAACCTGTCATCGTTGTGCTTTGGCACCAACGGTTGGCGCAGTCGCCCTATTTCTTCCCTCTGGACAAGGGGCGCATCTGTTCGATCACCTCCTCTGCCCGGGCGGGCAGCATGGTGGGCCGGGTACAAAAGCTGTTTGGCATGGACACGATCGCCATGGCCAGCAAGACACGCCACGTCGCCTTGTCACGTCAGGTTCTGGGCAAGATGAAGCAAGGTATCTCTATTGGGATCGCGGCAGACGGACCGCGCGGGCCGGAACGGGTTCTGTCGACGGTTCCGCTGGTATGGGCGCGCACCTCGGGCAAGCGCGTATTCGGTATCACCTTTTCCACGAAACATGGTCGCGAAGCGGGAACCTGGGATCACCTTCTGATGCCCCGCCCCTGGCGAAATGAAGGCGTGTTTCTGTGCCGGGAATGGACTGAAACAGTGCCCCGCAAGGCCAGCGAAGAAGAAATCGAGACCCTGCGCCTGAGCCTGGAGCAGCATATGAACGACATCACGGCAGAAGCTGACCGGATGGTCGGGCGCGAGCCCTGGTCACCTGACGCCTAA
- a CDS encoding MoaD/ThiS family protein gives MVEVHLWSGLRSLTGGQQVVEVEAKTTGELLRALVRAHPQLQAPIDAGVSIAIDGRVIATGLTEPIPEGSEVYLMQRLRGG, from the coding sequence ATGGTTGAGGTCCACCTCTGGTCCGGCCTCCGGTCACTGACCGGGGGCCAGCAAGTGGTTGAGGTCGAGGCCAAAACCACCGGAGAGCTTTTGCGGGCTCTGGTCCGGGCCCACCCGCAGTTGCAGGCCCCCATTGACGCGGGGGTCTCCATCGCGATCGACGGGCGTGTCATTGCCACAGGGCTTACCGAGCCGATTCCCGAAGGCAGCGAAGTCTATCTGATGCAACGTCTCAGGGGCGGTTAG